A region from the Perca fluviatilis chromosome 16, GENO_Pfluv_1.0, whole genome shotgun sequence genome encodes:
- the LOC120543965 gene encoding G2/M phase-specific E3 ubiquitin-protein ligase-like — protein MFQLVHRVSGALQRFREGMKTLGVLDAIRMHPDAFRPLFCHEPSPLTADVLELSAVGRNKRRAEECVAAFWRDYLLDVEEQEGPLQLGGILAFTTGANDIPPLGFSPLPSVVFLHELPLRQGRHLPTANTCINCLRLPVLKKFEDFKETMDFALKNTQGFGQE, from the exons gTTCAGGGAGGGGATGAAGACCCTTGGTGTTCTTGATGCAATAAGAATGCACCCAGATGCTTTCAGACCGCTGTTTTGTCACGAGCCATCCCCACTCACAGCGGATGTACTAGAACTGTCAGCAGTGGGCAGGAACAAAAGAAGGGCAGAGGAATGTGTGGCTGCATTTTGGAGGGACTACCTGCTGGATGTTGAGG aGCAAGAGGGACCCTTGCAACTTGGGGGTATCCTGGCCTTTACGACGGGAGCAAATGATATTCCACCCCTGGGCTTCTCCCCACTACCTTCAGTGGTTTTTCTCCATGAGCTGCCCCTCAGACAAGGCCGTCATTTACCCACCGCAAACACATGCATTAACTGCCTGCGGTTGCCAGTCCTGAAAAAATTCGAGGATTTTAAGGAAACTATggattttgcattaaaaaacacTCAGGGATTTGGTCAGGAATGA